One Ricinus communis isolate WT05 ecotype wild-type chromosome 7, ASM1957865v1, whole genome shotgun sequence genomic region harbors:
- the LOC8266765 gene encoding auxin-induced in root cultures protein 12 — translation MAFYSSLLFLSLSLCVMMLISPAHSQTCTSQKFNNNKLYTNCSDLPTLNATLHYTYNASNSSLSIAFTAAPSKPDGWVAWAVNLNGTGMAGAQALLAMKSTGGAVVVKKYDIRSYSEINETTKLAVDVWDVSAESSSGKFIIFGSVKVPESVEKLNQIWQVGPAVNNGFPAKHEFAQANLLSKGTLDLAVNTTGSGTNSGNATGNSNSTGAGYRVKEMSVGYQVGLFVLICSVMGFW, via the coding sequence ATGGCATTTTATtcctctcttctctttctatCTCTTTCTTTATGTGTGATGATGCTAATCTCACCTGCGCACTCACAAACCTGCACATCACAGAAATTCAACAACAACAAGCTTTACACAAACTGCAGTGACCTACCCACCCTTAACGCCACCCTACACTACACCTACAACGCCTCAAACTCTTCTCTTTCAATTGCTTTCACGGCAGCACCGTCAAAGCCTGACGGCTGGGTAGCATGGGCCGTTAATCTCAACGGAACAGGCATGGCCGGTGCACAAGCATTGCTGGCCATGAAATCAACCGGCGGTGCAGTCGTAGTTAAGAAATATGACATCAGATCGTACAGTGAGATCAACGAAACAACAAAGCTGGCTGTGGATGTGTGGGATGTCAGTGCAGAGTCATCaagtggtaaatttataatttttgggTCCGTCAAAGTACCAGAAAGCGTAGAGAAATTAAATCAGATTTGGCAGGTGGGTCCAGCTGTGAATAATGGGTTTCCTGCGAAGCATGAGTTTGCCCAAGCCAATTTGCTTTCTAAAGGAACTCTTGATTTGGCAGTGAACACAACTGGTAGTGGTACTAATTCTGGTAATGCAACCGGTAATAGTAATAGCACTGGTGCTGGTTACAGAGTGAAAGAAATGAGTGTGGGTTATCAAGTTGGGCTGTTTGTATTGATCTGCAGTGTAATGGGTTTTTGGTGA